The Armatimonadota bacterium genome has a segment encoding these proteins:
- a CDS encoding amino acid racemase, whose protein sequence is MPLTVGVLGGMGPRATADFFWKLIELTPAQRDQDHLRVLVESNPRIPDRSAFILGEGEDPTPWLVEAAQRLEAAGADFLVIPCNTAHYFLEVIRGSVGIPVLDITEAVAEASVRTVPDLVTAGLLATTATVHTRLYHRTFARREVRVVVPERAEQEIVDRAIYSVKAGDLGPGVREAVRRVGLGLVARGAQAIVLGCTEIPLVVDPEEWPVPVLDSTRALAQTAVRTALSTSREGDEPVARSQKGR, encoded by the coding sequence ATGCCGTTGACGGTCGGGGTCCTGGGGGGAATGGGCCCTCGGGCAACCGCGGACTTCTTCTGGAAGCTCATCGAACTCACCCCCGCGCAGCGGGACCAGGACCACCTCCGGGTACTCGTGGAGAGCAACCCGCGGATCCCGGACCGCTCCGCGTTTATCCTGGGGGAGGGAGAGGACCCGACGCCGTGGCTGGTGGAGGCCGCCCAGAGGTTGGAGGCCGCGGGTGCGGACTTCCTGGTGATCCCATGCAATACGGCACACTATTTCCTGGAAGTCATCCGTGGCAGCGTGGGGATCCCCGTCCTGGACATCACGGAGGCCGTGGCGGAAGCATCGGTTCGCACGGTCCCGGACTTGGTCACCGCGGGGCTGCTAGCGACCACGGCCACCGTCCACACCCGCCTCTACCACCGGACCTTTGCCCGGCGGGAGGTACGGGTGGTGGTTCCCGAGAGAGCGGAGCAGGAGATTGTGGATCGGGCGATCTACTCGGTAAAAGCGGGGGATCTAGGACCAGGAGTACGGGAGGCCGTCCGGCGGGTGGGGCTTGGCTTGGTGGCCCGGGGGGCCCAGGCCATTGTGCTGGGCTGTACCGAGATCCCTCTCGTGGTGGATCCGGAGGAGTGGCCGGTTCCGGTCCTCGACTCGACCCGGGCCCTGGCCCAGACCGCGGTGCGCACCGCGCTCTCCACCTCGCGGGAAGGGGACGAACCCGTGGCACGTTCCCAAAAGGGGCGGTAG
- a CDS encoding GNAT family N-acetyltransferase produces the protein MDEGGVWVRPASPRDRGAVAEILTSGFLEKFSRIFGPDPHRIARLLADLPSSGQVFVAEVGGRVVGTLTLVLESSPPAPLWPVLRRHLPFLRALWALVLLSLTGSAAPGPDTALIEAVAVLPQARRRGVGRALMHRALLEAQRVGKRRAALYVVEENLPALRLYESLGFRMERRVPLVMGRFLFGAPRLGYMTRALGS, from the coding sequence ATGGACGAGGGTGGCGTCTGGGTGCGCCCGGCCTCCCCGCGGGATCGGGGGGCGGTGGCGGAGATCCTCACGAGCGGCTTTCTGGAGAAGTTCTCCCGGATCTTCGGGCCAGACCCGCATCGGATCGCCCGCCTCCTCGCGGACCTGCCCTCCTCCGGGCAGGTCTTCGTGGCGGAGGTGGGCGGGAGGGTGGTGGGGACCCTTACCCTCGTCCTGGAATCCTCCCCCCCGGCTCCCCTCTGGCCCGTGTTGCGGCGGCATCTCCCCTTTCTCCGAGCGCTGTGGGCGCTGGTGCTTCTCTCCTTGACGGGAAGTGCGGCACCGGGTCCGGACACCGCGCTCATCGAGGCGGTGGCGGTTCTTCCCCAGGCGCGGAGACGGGGCGTGGGTCGGGCCTTGATGCACCGGGCCCTTCTGGAGGCCCAGCGGGTGGGGAAGCGGCGGGCGGCCCTCTATGTGGTGGAGGAGAACCTGCCCGCCCTCCGGCTCTACGAGTCTCTGGGGTTCCGGATGGAGCGGCGCGTGCCGCTCGTGATGGGCCGGTTCCTCTTCGGAGCTCCGCGCCTTGGGTACATGACGCGGGCGCTGGGGTCTTAG
- a CDS encoding metallophosphatase family protein, with product MKLAVLSDIHGNLPALQAVARELAGVPGLQQVLVGGDLCFGGLEPAQCLDFVRDHGYAAILGNTDAILVEAARDPESQEADDLLAWTLAQLNDDHLLYLADLPFHLRMVPEEGHDLYLVHATPWSVEEPVLPDAPEEVVRRIFEEAGARLVVYGHVHKQYRRTWQDRLLVNPGSVGFPLDGDPRPAYAIFTWDGAWHVELRRVSEGYDPEQVALRYRSAHARGEVWAERIRTGRP from the coding sequence ATGAAGCTGGCGGTGCTCTCCGACATCCACGGGAACCTCCCGGCCCTCCAGGCGGTGGCCCGGGAGCTCGCGGGGGTACCGGGCCTCCAGCAGGTGTTGGTGGGCGGGGACCTGTGCTTTGGGGGCCTCGAGCCCGCCCAGTGCCTGGACTTCGTCCGGGACCACGGGTACGCGGCCATCCTCGGCAACACGGACGCCATCCTCGTGGAGGCCGCCCGGGACCCGGAATCCCAGGAAGCGGACGACCTCCTCGCGTGGACCCTAGCCCAGCTCAACGACGACCACCTCCTCTATCTTGCGGATCTGCCCTTTCACCTCCGGATGGTCCCGGAGGAGGGACATGACCTGTACCTGGTGCACGCCACCCCCTGGAGCGTGGAGGAGCCGGTGCTTCCCGATGCTCCGGAGGAGGTGGTGCGCCGCATCTTCGAGGAAGCGGGGGCACGCCTGGTGGTGTACGGACACGTCCACAAGCAGTACCGGCGCACCTGGCAGGACCGCCTCCTCGTCAACCCGGGATCCGTAGGGTTTCCCCTGGACGGCGATCCCCGGCCCGCCTACGCCATCTTCACCTGGGATGGTGCTTGGCACGTGGAGCTGCGCCGGGTCTCGGAGGGCTACGACCCCGAACAGGTAGCCCTGCGGTACCGGTCCGCCCACGCCCGCGGGGAGGTGTGGGCCGAGCGCATCCGCACGGGGCGACCGTGA
- a CDS encoding histidinol-phosphatase HisJ family protein, which produces MGRAHPHGATVISRPDYHTHLENVGLHWEALVRLVEAALRVGVTEIGLTEHAHNFVQCRTIYPSDNTWVHARDVPERRNWDFDAYVRLLDRARAEGLPVKAGMEWDYCPGYERELERWIRAYDWDFTLGGVHWLRGRDGGWWGFDIPDQRAEWENRSVDEVYAEYFRLLAEAARTGLFDVLAHPDVVKVFGHRPKGDPLPWYEEAAQAMARAGVCAEVSTAGLRKPVGELYPAEGFLRVLHRWRVPIVTSSDAHLPEHVGYAFDRAEAAAQAAGYRTRCVFTRRKRSEVPIRFANV; this is translated from the coding sequence GTGGGCCGAGCGCATCCGCACGGGGCGACCGTGATCTCGCGCCCCGACTACCACACCCACCTGGAGAACGTGGGGCTCCATTGGGAGGCCCTGGTGCGCTTGGTGGAGGCGGCCCTTCGGGTGGGGGTTACGGAGATCGGGCTCACGGAGCACGCCCACAACTTCGTGCAGTGCCGCACCATCTACCCCTCGGACAACACGTGGGTCCACGCCCGGGATGTGCCCGAGCGCCGGAACTGGGACTTCGATGCCTACGTGCGGTTGCTGGATCGCGCGCGGGCCGAGGGTCTGCCGGTGAAGGCAGGGATGGAGTGGGACTACTGTCCGGGATACGAGCGGGAGCTGGAGCGATGGATCCGAGCCTACGACTGGGACTTCACCCTGGGCGGGGTACACTGGCTGCGGGGCCGGGACGGGGGCTGGTGGGGGTTTGACATCCCGGACCAGCGGGCGGAGTGGGAGAACCGCTCCGTGGACGAGGTGTACGCGGAGTACTTCCGGTTGCTCGCGGAGGCCGCCCGGACAGGGCTCTTCGATGTCCTTGCCCATCCGGACGTGGTGAAGGTGTTCGGCCACCGGCCCAAAGGGGACCCCCTCCCCTGGTACGAGGAGGCCGCCCAGGCCATGGCCCGGGCGGGCGTGTGCGCGGAAGTGAGCACCGCGGGACTGCGCAAACCCGTAGGGGAGCTGTATCCCGCGGAGGGATTCCTCAGGGTCCTCCACCGGTGGCGGGTCCCCATCGTCACCAGCTCCGATGCCCACCTTCCCGAACATGTGGGCTACGCCTTCGACCGGGCCGAGGCCGCGGCTCAGGCGGCAGGGTACCGCACCCGGTGCGTCTTCACCCGTCGCAAGCGGAGCGAGGTTCCGATCCGGTTTGCGAACGTATGA
- a CDS encoding MFS transporter, with translation MTPLAPLRHRDFRLLWIGLLVSNTGSWMQFVATGYLVDRLTLSPVYLGLLALAQAIPRLLFAPLGGVVADRVDRRTLLVWTNLLLAASALLLTVLTATGRATVWHVILLGGLNSLLMSFDMPARHAMVPELVDEEEVLQAVTLNSVAFNGAGVLGPSLGGVVIAWAGEAVCFAVNALSYGAVVAAVLRMQVLGQVSASGSVSEELLDALRTLREDRTLLGVLGAVAVLNFFGRPYFRLMPAFAREVLHADAAQLGVLQAAPGLGTVFSAWYVARFGGGPPHRLLISSAALFGLSVLLFALSAHPWLCMGFLVASGLFQSAAMAAANTLLQTRVDPRMRGRAMGLYSVTAFGMFTLGTFPMGLLSAAIGISHALALGGVLTVFLILALGRGLATGNR, from the coding sequence GTGACCCCGCTCGCACCCCTCCGGCACCGCGACTTCCGGCTCCTCTGGATCGGCCTGTTGGTCTCCAACACCGGCTCGTGGATGCAGTTCGTGGCCACGGGGTACCTCGTAGACCGCCTTACCCTCTCGCCCGTGTATCTGGGCTTGCTGGCCCTGGCCCAGGCCATCCCCAGACTCCTGTTCGCTCCCCTCGGAGGGGTGGTGGCGGACCGGGTAGATCGACGGACCCTGCTGGTGTGGACCAACCTCCTGCTCGCGGCAAGCGCCCTGCTGCTGACGGTGCTCACCGCCACCGGCCGCGCCACCGTGTGGCACGTGATCCTCCTGGGCGGCCTCAACTCCCTTCTCATGTCCTTCGACATGCCCGCCCGTCACGCCATGGTTCCGGAGCTGGTGGACGAAGAGGAGGTGCTACAAGCGGTGACCCTGAACTCCGTGGCCTTCAACGGCGCGGGTGTGCTCGGTCCTTCCCTGGGCGGGGTGGTGATCGCATGGGCGGGGGAGGCCGTCTGCTTCGCGGTGAATGCCCTCAGCTATGGGGCGGTGGTGGCCGCGGTGTTGCGGATGCAGGTTCTGGGCCAGGTGTCCGCATCCGGCTCCGTATCGGAGGAGCTCTTAGACGCCCTCCGCACCCTCCGGGAGGACCGAACGCTTCTAGGGGTCCTCGGGGCGGTGGCGGTCCTCAACTTCTTCGGCCGGCCGTACTTCCGCCTCATGCCTGCCTTCGCCCGGGAGGTGCTGCACGCGGACGCCGCGCAGCTGGGTGTGCTGCAGGCCGCCCCCGGGCTCGGGACCGTGTTCTCCGCGTGGTACGTGGCTCGCTTTGGAGGGGGACCTCCCCACCGGCTGTTGATCTCCTCCGCGGCGCTGTTCGGCCTCAGCGTCTTGCTCTTCGCCCTCTCCGCGCACCCCTGGCTGTGCATGGGGTTTCTCGTGGCTTCGGGTCTGTTTCAATCCGCGGCCATGGCCGCGGCCAACACGCTCCTGCAGACCCGGGTGGATCCCCGGATGCGGGGCCGGGCCATGGGGCTGTACTCCGTGACCGCCTTCGGCATGTTCACCCTGGGGACCTTTCCCATGGGGCTATTGAGCGCGGCCATAGGAATCTCCCACGCCCTCGCCCTGGGCGGGGTCCTCACGGTGTTCCTGATCCTGGCCTTGGGGCGCGGACTGGCCACCGGGAACCGTTGA
- a CDS encoding RluA family pseudouridine synthase produces MGVRLDVYLARRLLLSRSRIQQLIEAGEVRVHGRIVRPSYRVRTGDEVEVRLPPPEPVALVPEPLPVRILYEDGDLAVVDKPAGMAVHPGAGRTRGTLVNALLAWLDRLSGIGGELRPGIVHRLDKDTSGLLVVAKHDAAHTALASQFARRTARRTYLALLRGEVPWDEKTVSAPIGRHPVRRKEMAVIPTGRPATTHFRVVERFPGYTLVACQLETGRTHQVRVHARHMGYPVAGDPVYGMRGELGLGRQFLHASELVFLHPRTGQRLVFTSELPEDLQQVLQTLREKEK; encoded by the coding sequence ATGGGCGTCCGGCTAGATGTGTACCTCGCACGCCGCCTGCTCCTCAGCCGCTCCCGCATCCAGCAGCTCATCGAGGCGGGGGAGGTCCGGGTCCATGGCCGGATCGTGCGGCCCAGCTATCGGGTCCGGACGGGGGACGAAGTGGAGGTCCGCTTGCCGCCCCCCGAGCCCGTGGCGCTTGTCCCAGAACCCCTCCCCGTGCGGATCCTGTACGAGGATGGGGACCTGGCGGTGGTCGACAAGCCCGCGGGGATGGCGGTGCACCCCGGTGCGGGTCGGACCCGGGGCACCTTGGTGAATGCTCTCCTGGCGTGGCTGGACCGGCTTTCCGGAATCGGCGGGGAGCTGCGGCCGGGGATCGTCCACAGACTGGACAAGGACACCTCGGGCCTGCTGGTGGTGGCGAAGCACGATGCGGCCCACACGGCCCTCGCCTCCCAGTTCGCCCGCCGTACGGCCCGACGCACCTATCTGGCTCTCCTGCGGGGGGAAGTCCCGTGGGATGAGAAGACGGTCTCTGCTCCGATCGGTCGGCACCCCGTGCGGCGGAAGGAGATGGCGGTGATCCCCACCGGCCGACCTGCCACCACCCACTTTCGGGTGGTGGAGCGGTTCCCAGGCTACACCCTGGTGGCCTGCCAGCTGGAGACCGGGCGGACCCACCAGGTCCGGGTGCACGCCAGGCACATGGGGTATCCTGTAGCCGGAGATCCGGTGTACGGAATGCGGGGAGAGCTGGGGTTGGGGCGACAGTTCCTGCACGCGTCCGAACTGGTCTTCCTCCACCCACGGACTGGCCAGCGGCTGGTGTTCACCTCGGAGCTGCCGGAGGATCTGCAGCAGGTGTTACAGACCCTGAGGGAAAAGGAGAAGTGA
- a CDS encoding CoA pyrophosphatase: MGACLLRTANGESRPDVTLARIREVLLGYVPRTVEDPSLRLSAVLIPLYEAQGEVWVLLTRRTDRVAVHKGQISFPGGAVEEGDPDALHAALRETEEELGIRPEDVEVLGQVDDERTVVSGFLIRPFVGRIPHPYPLRPAEAEIAEVIRIPLTLFLDPRAVEIRGDPSGRPQYFYRYRGHVVWGATARIIRHFTSLLVGDG; encoded by the coding sequence ATGGGAGCTTGCCTCCTCCGCACTGCCAATGGGGAGAGCCGCCCGGACGTAACCCTTGCCCGTATCCGGGAAGTTCTCCTGGGATACGTTCCGCGGACGGTCGAAGACCCCTCCCTGCGGCTGAGCGCAGTCCTGATCCCCCTGTACGAGGCGCAGGGGGAGGTATGGGTGTTGCTCACCCGGCGCACGGACCGGGTGGCGGTGCACAAGGGCCAGATCTCGTTTCCGGGGGGAGCGGTGGAGGAGGGGGACCCGGACGCGCTCCACGCGGCCCTTCGGGAGACGGAGGAGGAGTTGGGGATCCGGCCGGAAGACGTGGAGGTGCTGGGACAGGTGGACGATGAGCGCACCGTGGTCTCCGGGTTCCTCATCCGGCCGTTCGTGGGCCGGATTCCCCATCCGTATCCCCTCCGGCCCGCGGAGGCGGAGATTGCGGAGGTGATCCGCATTCCCCTCACGCTTTTCCTGGATCCTCGCGCGGTGGAGATCCGGGGGGATCCCTCCGGCAGGCCACAGTACTTCTACCGGTATCGGGGACACGTGGTGTGGGGAGCCACGGCCCGCATCATCCGGCATTTCACCTCGCTGCTGGTAGGAGACGGATGA
- the pyrR gene encoding bifunctional pyr operon transcriptional regulator/uracil phosphoribosyltransferase PyrR has product MRQKARVMDPQAISRALVRIAHEILERNRGTSTLALVGVRTRGDVLARRLAEAIERIEGVRVPVGVLDITLYRDDRDRHAAAPTVQRTDVPFSVAGRDIVLVDDVLYTGRTVRAALDALMDLGRAASIQLAVLVDRGHRELPIRPDYVGKNLPTSSRERVTVRLVETDGVDEVVIEEPVEAAEPESQPS; this is encoded by the coding sequence ATGCGGCAGAAAGCCCGAGTCATGGATCCGCAGGCCATCTCCCGCGCCCTGGTGCGGATCGCCCATGAGATCCTGGAGCGGAACCGGGGGACGAGCACCCTGGCGCTCGTGGGCGTCCGCACGAGGGGGGATGTCCTCGCCCGAAGGCTTGCGGAGGCCATCGAGCGGATCGAGGGAGTGCGGGTGCCTGTGGGTGTCCTGGACATCACCCTGTACCGGGACGACCGCGACCGCCACGCCGCGGCTCCCACGGTCCAGCGCACCGACGTTCCCTTCTCTGTGGCAGGGCGGGACATCGTGCTCGTGGACGACGTGCTGTACACGGGGCGCACGGTCCGGGCAGCCCTGGACGCTCTCATGGACCTGGGGCGTGCCGCCTCCATCCAGCTGGCGGTCCTGGTGGACCGGGGACACCGGGAGCTCCCCATCCGGCCGGACTACGTGGGGAAGAACCTGCCGACCTCCTCCCGGGAGCGGGTGACGGTGCGCCTGGTGGAGACCGATGGGGTGGATGAGGTGGTGATCGAGGAGCCCGTGGAGGCTGCCGAACCGGAATCCCAGCCGTCGTGA
- the lspA gene encoding signal peptidase II: MALLDQLAKHAVMQILSFGETLPVLPPLLRITLHRNTGIAFGLLGGANALVGILAALTALLLLAFHRDRWAVDRAVLVGLGLVVGGAVGNLLDRVRWGYVVDFIELPYWPIFNLADACIVVGGGLLALRAVRSVQGGR; the protein is encoded by the coding sequence GTGGCCCTCCTGGACCAGCTGGCGAAGCATGCGGTGATGCAGATCCTCTCCTTCGGAGAGACCCTCCCTGTTCTGCCCCCGCTGCTTCGCATCACCCTCCATCGGAACACGGGGATCGCCTTCGGACTCCTGGGCGGTGCCAATGCCCTCGTGGGCATCCTCGCGGCCCTCACCGCCCTCCTCCTGCTTGCCTTCCACCGGGATCGGTGGGCCGTGGACCGGGCAGTCCTGGTGGGGCTTGGGCTCGTGGTAGGCGGGGCGGTGGGGAACCTGCTGGATCGGGTGCGGTGGGGATACGTGGTGGATTTCATCGAGCTCCCCTACTGGCCCATCTTCAACCTGGCGGACGCCTGCATCGTCGTGGGCGGAGGGCTGCTGGCCCTGCGGGCGGTTCGCTCGGTCCAGGGAGGGCGTTAG
- a CDS encoding TraR/DksA C4-type zinc finger protein: MVEDALRKLDAGQYGICERCGQSIDVERLRALPFARLCIRCKTEEERERHQARWT, encoded by the coding sequence ATGGTGGAGGATGCCCTTCGCAAGCTGGATGCCGGGCAGTACGGCATCTGCGAGCGGTGCGGGCAATCTATCGATGTGGAGCGGTTGCGGGCCCTGCCGTTTGCGAGGCTGTGCATCCGGTGCAAGACCGAGGAGGAACGGGAGCGACACCAGGCCCGCTGGACGTGA
- the thyX gene encoding FAD-dependent thymidylate synthase, protein MEGSSGLSIARLRIHLVAETRFVLNAWDQVPWRVWETTSSRDAEVLAEFAGRLCYQSWHRPNPATARNEDYLRNILAQGHFSVLEHAGFTVVLTGVSRSFTHEMVRHRHFSYSQLSQRFVDEEHAAVVVPPLFRDDPEALAILEEVHRKTQEAYARLVRLAQRKLEGLADRRMRRKRAREAARCVLPNMTETHIVITGNHRAWREFFEKRGSPHADAEIREVAVRIFTEVARPLAPHIYQDFEVREHRLPNGETIPVLQRQPLSAPEE, encoded by the coding sequence ATGGAGGGGTCGTCCGGATTGTCCATCGCCCGGTTGCGGATCCATCTTGTGGCGGAGACCCGGTTCGTGCTGAACGCGTGGGACCAAGTCCCGTGGCGGGTCTGGGAGACCACCTCCTCGCGGGACGCGGAGGTCTTAGCGGAGTTCGCGGGGCGACTGTGCTACCAGAGCTGGCATCGTCCCAACCCCGCCACAGCGCGGAACGAGGACTACCTCCGCAACATCCTCGCGCAGGGCCATTTCTCCGTCCTGGAGCACGCGGGTTTCACGGTGGTCCTCACGGGGGTGAGCCGCTCCTTCACCCATGAGATGGTCCGTCACCGGCACTTCAGTTACTCTCAGCTCTCCCAGCGGTTCGTGGACGAGGAGCACGCGGCGGTGGTGGTCCCTCCCCTGTTCCGGGACGATCCGGAGGCCCTAGCCATTCTGGAGGAGGTGCACCGGAAGACGCAGGAGGCCTATGCGCGTCTGGTGCGGCTCGCCCAGCGGAAGCTGGAGGGCCTTGCGGATCGCCGCATGCGGCGGAAGCGGGCCCGGGAGGCTGCCCGGTGCGTGCTCCCGAACATGACGGAGACCCACATCGTGATCACCGGGAACCACCGGGCCTGGCGGGAGTTCTTCGAGAAGCGGGGAAGCCCGCATGCGGACGCGGAGATCCGGGAGGTAGCGGTCCGGATCTTCACGGAGGTGGCCCGGCCCTTGGCCCCGCACATCTATCAGGACTTCGAGGTGCGGGAGCACCGACTCCCCAACGGGGAAACGATCCCTGTTCTCCAGCGGCAACCGCTTTCCGCCCCGGAGGAGTGA
- a CDS encoding MerR family transcriptional regulator has translation MSGPKEELFPIGIVSLLTGLRPSTLRRWEERGLVAPVRSGRRRLRLYSWRDIEQIRLLRHLMETEGLSPLQARAAIQEGWPRFTGWEQGLWRNRPPRRGGNRIAVVPVCAVGGEESGP, from the coding sequence ATGTCGGGCCCCAAGGAGGAACTCTTCCCCATCGGCATCGTGTCCCTGTTGACCGGATTGCGTCCCTCTACCCTTCGGAGGTGGGAAGAGCGGGGGCTTGTGGCCCCGGTCCGGAGCGGCCGGAGGAGGCTACGGCTCTATTCCTGGCGGGACATCGAGCAGATCCGGCTCCTGCGGCACCTTATGGAGACGGAGGGACTCTCGCCCCTCCAGGCCAGGGCCGCGATCCAGGAGGGCTGGCCCCGGTTCACCGGGTGGGAGCAGGGTTTGTGGCGGAACCGACCTCCCCGGAGAGGGGGGAACCGGATCGCGGTAGTCCCGGTCTGTGCGGTAGGGGGGGAGGAGTCCGGGCCGTAG
- a CDS encoding EAL domain-containing protein codes for FTRHAVGIPLVVGQEVRGVVVVARDKDPPFTPEDLALMERFGELASLVLQNASLYQAAQEEVQRRREAEARLQQRARLLETLHRVTQGLLQDLELKGLLEAIAQGACELLRTPHCNLFLVEGEVLRCRVALGNVRWTQLEPLQIPRGQGLAGRVWETGLPLVVENYPHWPGRLPDPRFHRVYHSMGVPIVLQGEVMGVLNLAREDPHDPFTEEEVATLTQFAHMASLVLHSTRLHEQARAAAREVEAQRAFYEEILHHVQTDIAVFDPQLRYVYVNPSAIRDPEVRQWIVGKDDYEYCRRKGRDPALATRRQEILRRAMEEKRVLEYEEVVPTASGEERWYLRRVCPVLDAQGEVVRLIGYGVDITERKRMEQRLAHLALHDALTDLPNRTLLLDRLQQALERAQRAGNRVAVLFVDLDRFKLVNDSLGHAEGDALLIEAGRRFRECLRAADTLARVGGDEFVVVAEVQDPADAARIAERILAAVHPPFALGGEEVYVTASVGISLGDGTRKPEDLLREADTAMYWAKAAGRNRYRYFEESMHLEVVRQLHGEADLRRALERREFVLHYQPVVRLRDRFPVEMEALIRWNHPQRGLLLPSDFLDAAERAGLGSALGAWVLREACQQLHEWTRRFPNRELVVSVNLSASQLQDPQLLDHITAALQAAQATPQALRLEIPERVLITCSPEVLERIGTLPTGVHVDDFQDVPLQELLERLPVRSLKVPWEAISTTPERQQALRHLVRTVQDRQISVVVKGVENPEALEALAVMGFEYAQGFAVARPMAPEVATTYLAGAAGG; via the coding sequence TTCACCCGCCACGCGGTGGGGATCCCCCTGGTGGTGGGGCAAGAGGTGCGGGGGGTAGTGGTGGTGGCCCGGGATAAGGACCCGCCCTTTACTCCCGAAGATCTGGCCCTGATGGAACGGTTCGGGGAGCTCGCCTCCCTAGTTCTCCAGAACGCCTCCCTCTATCAAGCGGCCCAGGAGGAAGTACAGCGGAGGCGTGAGGCGGAGGCCCGGCTCCAGCAGCGGGCCCGCCTCCTGGAGACCTTGCACCGGGTCACGCAGGGCCTCCTCCAGGATCTGGAGCTCAAGGGGTTGCTGGAGGCCATCGCCCAAGGCGCCTGCGAGCTGCTGCGGACCCCCCACTGCAACCTCTTCCTGGTGGAGGGAGAGGTTCTGCGGTGCCGGGTGGCCCTTGGGAACGTGCGGTGGACGCAGCTGGAGCCCCTGCAGATCCCCAGAGGACAGGGGCTTGCGGGCCGGGTGTGGGAGACGGGGTTACCCCTGGTGGTGGAGAACTATCCGCACTGGCCAGGTCGCCTTCCGGATCCGAGGTTTCACCGGGTGTACCACTCGATGGGGGTCCCCATCGTCCTGCAGGGGGAAGTAATGGGCGTTCTGAACTTGGCCCGGGAGGATCCCCACGACCCCTTCACGGAGGAGGAGGTGGCGACCCTTACACAGTTCGCCCATATGGCCTCCCTGGTTCTCCACAGCACGCGGCTTCACGAGCAGGCCCGGGCCGCCGCGCGGGAAGTGGAAGCGCAGCGGGCCTTTTACGAGGAAATCCTTCACCACGTGCAGACGGACATCGCGGTGTTCGATCCGCAACTCCGGTACGTGTACGTGAACCCCTCCGCCATCCGGGACCCGGAGGTCCGGCAGTGGATCGTGGGGAAGGATGACTACGAGTACTGCCGCCGCAAGGGGCGCGATCCTGCCCTGGCTACCCGGAGGCAGGAGATTCTGCGCAGGGCCATGGAGGAGAAGCGGGTCCTGGAGTACGAGGAGGTGGTTCCCACCGCATCCGGGGAGGAGCGGTGGTACCTGCGGCGCGTTTGCCCGGTCCTCGATGCACAGGGGGAGGTGGTCCGGCTCATCGGCTATGGGGTGGACATCACGGAACGCAAGCGCATGGAACAGCGGCTTGCGCACCTGGCCCTGCACGACGCCCTCACGGATCTCCCCAACCGCACCCTCCTCCTGGATCGGCTCCAGCAGGCCTTGGAGCGTGCCCAGCGGGCCGGGAACCGGGTGGCGGTGCTCTTCGTGGACCTGGACCGGTTCAAGCTCGTCAACGACAGCCTGGGGCATGCGGAGGGAGACGCCCTTTTGATCGAGGCCGGCCGGCGGTTCAGGGAGTGCCTCAGGGCCGCGGACACCCTGGCACGGGTTGGGGGAGACGAGTTCGTGGTGGTTGCGGAGGTGCAGGATCCCGCGGATGCGGCCCGGATCGCGGAGCGGATTCTCGCGGCCGTCCACCCTCCCTTTGCCCTCGGAGGGGAGGAGGTGTACGTGACCGCCAGCGTCGGGATCTCCCTAGGGGACGGGACCCGGAAGCCGGAGGACCTGCTCCGGGAGGCGGACACGGCCATGTACTGGGCCAAGGCCGCGGGCCGCAACCGGTACCGGTACTTCGAGGAGTCCATGCACCTGGAGGTCGTGCGTCAGCTGCACGGGGAGGCGGACCTGCGGCGTGCCCTGGAGCGGAGGGAGTTCGTCCTCCACTACCAGCCCGTGGTGCGCCTGCGGGACCGCTTCCCGGTGGAGATGGAGGCCCTGATCCGCTGGAACCACCCCCAGCGCGGCCTGCTGCTGCCCTCGGACTTCCTGGACGCCGCGGAACGTGCGGGGCTGGGGAGTGCGCTCGGCGCGTGGGTGCTCCGGGAAGCCTGCCAGCAGCTCCACGAGTGGACGAGGCGGTTCCCGAACCGGGAGCTGGTGGTGAGCGTGAACCTCTCCGCCTCCCAGCTCCAAGACCCCCAGCTCCTCGACCACATAACCGCCGCCCTACAGGCAGCCCAGGCCACCCCGCAAGCCCTCCGGCTGGAGATCCCAGAGCGCGTCCTGATCACCTGCTCTCCGGAGGTGCTGGAGCGGATTGGAACGCTGCCTACGGGCGTGCACGTGGACGATTTCCAAGACGTCCCCCTCCAGGAGCTCCTGGAGCGGCTTCCAGTCCGGTCCCTGAAGGTTCCCTGGGAAGCCATCTCCACCACCCCAGAGCGCCAGCAAGCCCTCCGCCACCTAGTCAGGACCGTGCAGGACCGGCAGATCTCCGTGGTGGTCAAGGGGGTCGAGAACCCGGAGGCTCTCGAGGCTCTGGCGGTCATGGGATTCGAGTACGCGCAGGGGTTCGCCGTGGCCCGTCCCATGGCTCCGGAGGTCGCCACCACATACCTCGCGGGGGCCGCGGGAGGGTAA